One genomic segment of Hydrocarboniclastica marina includes these proteins:
- the relA gene encoding GTP diphosphokinase → MVKVRETYSLAPNGQVDIPCWLEEIQRRVPLENPDQLRRACELSRSIDQKAVREDRLWARGASSFQTGLEMVQILVDLHLDQSSLVAAVLYRAVREERVALAEIEAEFGSEVAYLISGVAQMAAISTLHHPLKGSVLGQSQGQLDNVRKMLVTMIDDVRVALIKLAERTVAIRAVKNAPIDKRMRVAREVFDIYAPLAHRLGIGQIKWELEDLSFRYLHESAYKKIAKLLDEKRLDRDAYIRRVLKSLREQMAAAGIAGEVTGRSKHIYSIWRKMRRKGIDFSQIYDVRAVRILVPEVRDCYAALGIVHGTWRHIPNEFDDYIAGPKENGYQSLHTAVVGPEGKVMEVQIRTHQMHEEAELGVCAHWRYKGMDTRNKSSGYEAKINWLRQVLEWQEEAGNLSNLSDQLKREVAPDRVYVFTPEGHVVDLAQGATPVDFAYRVHTEVGHSCRGAKVNGRIVPLTYALQTGDQVLILNGNSPAPSRDWLNPSLGYIQTARARAKLTQWFKLQDRDSNVADGRAILEDEFRRLSLGSVPVEQLALKVNYKTAEDMYAAVGAGDLKPTQVAHVAQQMIEPRDQQMHLQLGRAKLDGYSVESDIQIQGVGRLKTSVAQCCKPLPGDPIGGYITIGRGVTVHKQDCMNFLQLREAEPNRIIEVSWGAAPEAVYPVDIEIQAYDRSGLLRDITHILSAQRTNVLALNTLSDANEHIASIRLTVEISGLEQLARLLAQVRQLPNIIEVRRKQNVRS, encoded by the coding sequence ATGGTCAAGGTCCGAGAAACCTATTCACTGGCCCCGAACGGGCAGGTCGACATACCCTGCTGGCTGGAGGAAATCCAGCGGCGGGTGCCATTGGAAAATCCCGACCAGCTCAGGCGCGCGTGTGAGCTGAGCCGGAGTATCGACCAGAAGGCGGTCAGGGAGGACAGGCTCTGGGCCCGGGGCGCCAGCAGTTTTCAGACCGGTCTGGAAATGGTCCAGATCCTGGTGGACCTGCATCTGGACCAGAGCAGTCTCGTCGCCGCCGTGCTCTACCGGGCCGTGCGCGAGGAGCGCGTTGCGCTTGCCGAAATAGAGGCAGAGTTTGGCTCTGAGGTTGCTTATCTGATCAGTGGTGTGGCCCAGATGGCGGCCATCTCGACGCTTCACCATCCCTTGAAGGGTTCGGTGCTCGGGCAGAGTCAGGGCCAGCTCGACAACGTACGCAAAATGCTCGTGACAATGATCGATGACGTGCGCGTAGCACTGATCAAGCTCGCCGAGCGAACGGTGGCGATCAGGGCGGTCAAAAACGCGCCGATCGACAAGCGTATGCGCGTGGCCCGCGAGGTATTCGATATCTACGCCCCGCTTGCTCATCGCCTGGGTATCGGCCAGATCAAGTGGGAGCTCGAAGACCTGTCCTTTCGCTACCTGCACGAGTCCGCTTACAAGAAAATCGCGAAACTGCTGGATGAGAAGCGTCTGGACCGCGATGCCTACATACGCCGGGTGCTGAAAAGCCTTCGGGAGCAAATGGCCGCCGCCGGCATCGCGGGTGAGGTGACGGGTCGCTCAAAGCACATCTATAGCATCTGGCGCAAAATGCGCCGTAAAGGCATCGATTTCTCGCAGATCTACGATGTCCGTGCGGTACGAATTCTGGTGCCTGAGGTGCGGGACTGTTACGCCGCGCTGGGCATTGTGCATGGTACCTGGCGCCATATTCCCAATGAATTTGACGACTACATCGCCGGGCCCAAGGAGAACGGCTACCAGTCATTGCACACGGCGGTGGTCGGGCCCGAAGGCAAGGTCATGGAAGTGCAGATCCGCACTCACCAGATGCATGAAGAAGCCGAGCTGGGAGTTTGCGCCCACTGGCGCTACAAGGGCATGGACACCCGCAACAAATCCAGCGGTTATGAAGCCAAGATCAACTGGCTGCGCCAGGTTCTGGAGTGGCAGGAGGAAGCGGGCAACCTGTCCAACCTGAGCGACCAGCTCAAACGGGAAGTTGCGCCTGACCGGGTCTATGTGTTCACCCCCGAGGGCCATGTAGTGGATCTCGCCCAAGGGGCGACACCGGTCGACTTCGCCTATCGAGTGCATACCGAAGTCGGGCACAGCTGTCGCGGCGCCAAGGTAAATGGCCGCATTGTGCCACTGACCTATGCCCTGCAAACCGGCGACCAGGTGCTGATACTCAACGGCAATAGCCCCGCCCCGAGCCGCGACTGGCTTAACCCCAGCCTGGGCTATATTCAGACCGCCCGTGCCCGGGCCAAGCTGACCCAGTGGTTCAAACTGCAGGACCGGGACAGCAATGTCGCCGATGGTCGGGCCATTCTTGAAGATGAGTTCCGGCGGCTTTCCCTGGGCAGCGTGCCGGTGGAACAGCTGGCGCTCAAGGTCAACTACAAAACAGCCGAGGATATGTATGCCGCTGTGGGTGCCGGTGACCTGAAGCCAACCCAGGTGGCGCACGTTGCCCAGCAGATGATCGAGCCGCGGGATCAGCAGATGCACCTGCAACTCGGGCGGGCCAAGCTCGATGGCTACAGCGTTGAATCAGATATACAGATTCAGGGCGTCGGCCGGCTCAAGACCTCCGTGGCGCAGTGCTGCAAGCCTCTGCCGGGCGACCCGATCGGCGGCTATATCACCATCGGGCGCGGCGTCACGGTTCACAAGCAGGACTGCATGAATTTCCTTCAGTTACGGGAAGCAGAGCCCAACCGTATTATAGAAGTGAGTTGGGGTGCGGCGCCTGAGGCGGTTTATCCGGTGGATATAGAAATCCAGGCTTATGACAGGTCAGGACTGTTGCGCGACATCACTCACATACTCTCGGCCCAGCGGACCAATGTGTTGGCGTTGAACACGCTTTCCGATGCCAACGAGCATATTGCCTCGATTCGGCTGACGGTTGAGATCAGTGGGCTTGAGCAACTGGCGCGTCTTTTGGCACAGGTGAGACAGTTGCCGAATATTATCGAGGTCCGTCGCAAGCAGAACGTTCGTTCCTGA
- the mazG gene encoding nucleoside triphosphate pyrophosphohydrolase, with amino-acid sequence MDQHYTLDDLTALMARLRDPDLGCPWDLAQDFSTIVAHTLEEAYEVADAIERKDYPHLKDELGDLLFQVVFYAQLGREQGHFDLSAIIDNLVRKLLRRHPHVFPGGTLESARAPGDVPEQSEINATWERIKAAERAGGPERKPDPSILADIPAALPAMVRSEKVQKRAAGVGFDWTSVDQVFAKLEEESAEIRGALQHGNADAVEDEVGDLFFVCVNLARYLKVNPEKALRRANRKFEQRFRLMEQSLSGQGADFPSQDEAQLDSLWRQAKAKLLEQQNTPAGADTLGLREDTDKYNP; translated from the coding sequence ATGGACCAGCATTACACTCTGGACGACCTGACTGCCCTGATGGCACGCCTGCGCGACCCGGACCTTGGCTGCCCCTGGGACCTGGCACAGGACTTCAGCACCATCGTGGCTCATACGCTGGAAGAGGCTTATGAGGTGGCTGATGCCATTGAGCGCAAAGACTACCCCCATCTGAAAGACGAACTGGGAGACCTGCTTTTCCAGGTGGTGTTTTATGCACAGTTGGGGCGGGAGCAGGGCCATTTCGATCTGAGCGCCATCATCGACAACCTGGTGCGCAAACTTTTGCGTCGTCACCCTCACGTATTTCCGGGTGGCACACTTGAGAGCGCCCGCGCCCCGGGAGACGTACCCGAGCAGAGCGAGATCAATGCCACCTGGGAGCGGATCAAAGCCGCCGAACGAGCCGGCGGGCCGGAGCGGAAGCCCGACCCGAGCATTCTGGCCGATATACCGGCGGCGCTGCCAGCCATGGTGAGAAGCGAAAAAGTTCAGAAACGGGCGGCTGGTGTTGGGTTTGACTGGACGTCAGTCGATCAGGTTTTTGCCAAGCTTGAGGAGGAATCCGCCGAAATTCGCGGCGCATTGCAGCACGGTAACGCCGATGCGGTGGAAGACGAAGTGGGCGATCTGTTTTTTGTTTGCGTCAATCTGGCCCGCTACCTGAAGGTCAATCCCGAAAAAGCGCTACGCCGGGCGAATCGCAAATTTGAACAACGCTTTCGGCTCATGGAGCAGAGCTTGAGCGGCCAGGGCGCAGATTTCCCCTCGCAGGACGAAGCCCAGTTGGACAGCCTGTGGAGGCAGGCCAAGGCAAAGCTTCTTGAGCAGCAAAATACGCCCGCAGGAGCTGATACCTTGGGCCTACGGGAAGATACAGATAAGTACAATCCGTAA
- a CDS encoding pilin assembly protein yields the protein MKIRELVRYWDKHARGRLTQDTYTVALSEQNAGYLERLEQLYPLKSREELIRDLVSAALDELETSFPYVQGERVVAYDEEGYEIYEDAGITPKYLTLSQKYMQELKSKTLSKVA from the coding sequence ATGAAGATCAGAGAGCTGGTTCGCTATTGGGATAAACATGCCCGTGGTCGGCTGACCCAGGATACCTACACTGTTGCACTGTCCGAGCAGAATGCGGGTTATCTGGAAAGGCTGGAGCAGTTGTACCCGCTGAAGTCGCGTGAAGAACTGATCCGTGATCTTGTCTCGGCAGCACTGGATGAACTGGAGACCAGTTTCCCCTACGTTCAGGGCGAACGCGTTGTTGCGTACGACGAAGAAGGCTACGAAATCTACGAGGACGCAGGTATCACGCCGAAATACCTGACGCTCTCACAGAAGTACATGCAAGAGCTCAAGAGCAAAACCTTGAGCAAGGTCGCCTGA
- the ppc gene encoding phosphoenolpyruvate carboxylase, whose product MTELHPALRENVRRLGDILGQCIQHNPGPEFYELIEQIRKAAKADRRQESGSGQRLAELLSDLSDEQLLPVTRAFNQFLNLANIAEQHHNVRRHRGHSADLALEPLTDTFRRLQAKGIDKSRLARCVADLRMEFVLTAHPTEVARRTLIQKYDEITATLEGLDHEDLMADEEARLTERLKQLITEAWHTDEIRYERPTAVDEAKWGFAVIENSLWHAVPEFLHELDRALLETTGEGLPLDSAPIRFASWMGGDRDGNPNVTATVTREVLWLSRWMAADLYLRDIQALRAELSMWDASDALRQRAPESREPYREVLGQLRQRLLATRDWAEARIRGNQADETNIVLNNAELIEPLELCYHSLCERGLDVIARGRLLATLRRAHAFGLQLVKLDIRQEAARHTEALAELLNYLGIGPYDEWDESRRQQFLIEELKGERPLIPRHWRPSAAVREVLDTCEVVAEQPPEGLGSYVISMASTPSDVLAVILLLRECGRQEPLEIVPLFETLDDLKGAPQSLEALLKVDWYRRYCADHQQIMIGYSDSAKDAGQMRAAWAQYQAQEALTEVAEQYGVHLTLFHGRGGTVGRGGGPANRAILSQPPGSVKGSLRITEQGEMIRFKFGLPRMAEQSLTLYLSAVLEATLTPPPKPEPRWREMMDSLTGRSLASYRQLVRETPEFVPYFRQATPEQELGKLALGSRPAKRKASGGVESLRAIPWIFAWTQMRLMLPAWLGSDEALGEALEAGHQGVLEEMIEQWPFFRTYIDMLEMVLAKADLRIAVYYEERLVEAGLKPLGATLRARLQDCVRHLNRLKKQETLLEAEPVFAHSLRVRNPYTDPLHYLQAELLRRDREAGGGVPEEVERALKVTMAGIAAGMRNTG is encoded by the coding sequence ATGACCGAGCTTCATCCTGCCTTGCGAGAAAATGTCAGACGCCTGGGCGATATCCTGGGTCAGTGCATTCAGCATAACCCGGGGCCGGAGTTTTATGAGCTTATCGAGCAGATCCGCAAGGCCGCAAAAGCCGATCGGCGCCAGGAGTCGGGATCGGGCCAGCGGCTGGCGGAGCTGCTGAGCGACCTGTCTGACGAGCAACTTTTGCCGGTCACCCGCGCATTCAATCAGTTTCTGAATCTGGCCAATATCGCCGAGCAGCACCACAACGTCCGCCGCCATCGTGGCCACAGTGCCGACCTGGCCCTTGAGCCACTGACGGACACTTTCAGGCGGCTGCAGGCCAAAGGCATTGACAAGAGCAGGCTGGCCCGGTGTGTCGCCGACCTGAGGATGGAGTTCGTGCTGACGGCCCACCCGACCGAAGTGGCACGGCGCACACTGATCCAGAAGTACGACGAGATAACCGCAACGCTTGAAGGTCTCGACCACGAGGACCTGATGGCCGATGAAGAGGCGAGGCTGACCGAGCGGCTGAAGCAGCTGATTACCGAGGCATGGCACACCGACGAGATCCGCTACGAGCGGCCAACGGCTGTGGATGAAGCAAAATGGGGCTTCGCCGTGATCGAGAACAGCCTCTGGCACGCCGTACCGGAGTTTTTGCACGAGCTCGACCGGGCGTTGCTGGAAACAACCGGGGAAGGGTTGCCGCTGGACAGCGCGCCCATTCGCTTTGCTTCCTGGATGGGCGGCGACCGGGACGGTAACCCCAACGTTACCGCCACCGTGACGCGGGAAGTGCTCTGGCTGAGCCGTTGGATGGCCGCTGATCTGTACCTGCGCGATATCCAGGCGTTGCGGGCCGAGCTGTCCATGTGGGATGCCAGCGATGCCCTTCGCCAGCGGGCACCGGAAAGCCGTGAGCCATACCGGGAAGTTCTGGGCCAGCTGCGACAGCGCCTACTGGCAACCCGGGACTGGGCTGAGGCCCGGATTCGCGGGAATCAGGCCGACGAGACGAATATTGTCCTGAACAACGCCGAACTGATCGAGCCGCTGGAACTTTGCTACCACTCCCTCTGTGAGCGCGGTCTGGACGTCATTGCCCGAGGCCGGCTGCTTGCGACACTGCGACGGGCGCATGCGTTTGGGCTGCAACTGGTCAAGCTGGATATTCGCCAGGAGGCCGCACGTCATACCGAGGCACTCGCAGAGCTACTGAATTACCTTGGCATCGGCCCCTATGATGAGTGGGACGAATCCCGGCGCCAGCAGTTTCTTATAGAAGAGTTGAAAGGTGAGCGGCCACTGATTCCGCGCCATTGGCGCCCCAGTGCCGCGGTCAGGGAGGTGCTCGACACCTGTGAAGTGGTGGCGGAACAGCCACCGGAGGGGCTGGGTTCTTATGTGATTTCCATGGCCAGCACACCGTCGGATGTGCTGGCGGTGATCCTGTTGCTGCGGGAGTGCGGCCGGCAGGAGCCCCTGGAAATCGTGCCACTTTTCGAGACACTGGATGACCTGAAAGGGGCACCACAGAGTCTGGAGGCCTTGCTCAAAGTCGACTGGTATCGCCGGTATTGCGCTGACCACCAGCAGATCATGATCGGCTATTCGGACTCGGCCAAGGATGCCGGGCAGATGCGCGCGGCCTGGGCGCAGTATCAGGCCCAGGAAGCGTTGACCGAGGTTGCCGAACAGTACGGGGTGCATCTCACTCTTTTCCACGGCCGTGGAGGCACTGTCGGCCGCGGTGGCGGGCCGGCCAACCGTGCAATTCTCTCGCAGCCGCCTGGCTCGGTAAAAGGCAGTCTCAGGATTACCGAACAAGGGGAAATGATTCGCTTCAAGTTCGGCTTGCCGCGCATGGCGGAACAGAGCCTGACGCTTTATCTCAGCGCCGTGCTGGAAGCCACCCTGACCCCGCCGCCGAAGCCTGAGCCACGCTGGCGGGAAATGATGGACAGTCTGACCGGGCGCTCGCTCGCGTCCTACCGGCAACTGGTGCGTGAAACTCCGGAGTTTGTGCCGTACTTCCGCCAGGCGACGCCCGAGCAGGAACTGGGCAAGCTCGCACTGGGCAGTCGTCCGGCCAAACGCAAAGCGAGCGGTGGCGTCGAGAGCCTTCGCGCTATTCCCTGGATTTTTGCCTGGACCCAGATGCGCCTGATGCTGCCTGCATGGCTCGGCAGCGATGAAGCACTGGGTGAAGCGCTCGAAGCAGGGCACCAGGGCGTACTGGAAGAGATGATCGAACAGTGGCCGTTCTTCCGGACATACATTGATATGCTGGAGATGGTGCTGGCCAAGGCCGACTTGCGCATCGCTGTGTACTACGAGGAGCGCCTGGTAGAAGCTGGACTCAAGCCGCTCGGAGCAACCTTGAGAGCAAGGCTGCAGGACTGTGTCAGGCATCTCAACAGGCTCAAGAAACAGGAAACACTGCTGGAAGCTGAGCCGGTTTTTGCTCATTCCCTCCGGGTCCGCAACCCGTATACGGACCCCCTGCATTACTTGCAGGCCGAGCTGCTGCGGCGTGACCGCGAAGCGGGCGGGGGCGTTCCCGAAGAAGTTGAGCGAGCACTCAAGGTGACCATGGCCGGTATAGCCGCAGGCATGCGAAACACCGGCTGA
- a CDS encoding HDOD domain-containing protein → MAHDLTLDDIALRLQNLYRLPPMPAVALHILRVTRDPDSSAADLTRLIEQDPSLTAQVLRYARSALFGYPGQLDSVQEAITRVLGFDRVGHLAMGLAASKAFTIPDEGPLGLSAFWRHSLHCAYLAQAIAAAADTEETIKPDMAYLCGLLHNFGLLLVAHLYPAEFRVLNRLRTEEPELPLATLERRVFGESGCDEVLAVGHGAIGGVLAKLWQLPDEVVKVAGVHQGTGYRGEFAGYVAAVQLANEVLKARGIGDEFDERETTPAMVALGLDAAALERLAQAIDSASAELDTLASSLAA, encoded by the coding sequence ATGGCCCACGACCTCACACTCGACGACATAGCCTTGAGGCTGCAGAATCTGTATCGCTTGCCGCCCATGCCGGCGGTTGCGCTGCATATTCTGCGGGTCACCCGGGACCCGGATTCTTCTGCAGCCGACCTTACCCGCCTGATTGAGCAGGACCCGAGCCTGACCGCCCAGGTGCTGCGTTATGCACGCTCTGCACTGTTCGGCTATCCAGGCCAGCTGGACTCCGTTCAGGAGGCCATCACCCGGGTCCTGGGGTTTGACCGTGTGGGTCATTTGGCGATGGGGCTGGCCGCCAGTAAGGCGTTCACCATTCCTGACGAGGGACCGTTGGGTCTCAGCGCTTTCTGGCGGCACTCGCTTCACTGCGCCTATCTAGCCCAGGCTATTGCGGCCGCTGCGGATACGGAGGAAACGATCAAGCCGGATATGGCCTATCTATGTGGTCTGTTGCACAATTTTGGCCTTCTGCTGGTTGCCCATCTATACCCGGCAGAGTTCCGGGTGCTCAACCGCCTGCGGACCGAGGAACCTGAGTTGCCGCTCGCCACCTTGGAGCGGCGTGTGTTTGGTGAAAGTGGCTGCGATGAGGTGCTGGCCGTCGGCCACGGTGCAATAGGCGGCGTACTGGCAAAACTCTGGCAGCTTCCCGATGAAGTAGTGAAAGTGGCCGGCGTACACCAGGGTACGGGTTACAGGGGCGAGTTCGCCGGCTATGTTGCCGCAGTGCAGCTGGCTAATGAGGTGCTAAAAGCGCGCGGTATCGGGGATGAGTTCGACGAACGCGAGACGACGCCCGCTATGGTCGCTCTCGGCCTGGACGCAGCAGCACTGGAAAGGCTGGCTCAGGCCATCGATAGCGCAAGTGCTGAGCTCGATACCCTTGCGAGTTCCCTCGCGGCCTGA
- the adk gene encoding adenylate kinase, which translates to MRVILLGPPGAGKGTQAEFITERFNIPQISTGNMLRAAVKAGTPLGVQVKEVMSSGALVSDEIIIKLIDERIQEDDCRNGFLLDGFPRTIPQAEALRKEGIDIDYVVEIAVEDEEIVHRLSGRRMHEASGRIYHETYDPPKVPGIDDETGERLIQREDDREDTVRKRLQVYHEQTAPLVRFYRDWSAREPEKAPVYVAVEGKGDMQAIRERILSQMKP; encoded by the coding sequence ATGAGAGTGATCTTGCTAGGCCCCCCTGGCGCGGGTAAGGGAACTCAGGCTGAGTTCATTACCGAGCGTTTCAATATCCCGCAGATATCCACTGGCAACATGCTTCGGGCAGCGGTGAAAGCAGGCACGCCGCTGGGCGTTCAGGTCAAGGAAGTGATGTCCAGTGGCGCTTTGGTTTCCGACGAAATCATCATCAAGCTGATCGACGAGCGCATTCAGGAGGACGATTGCCGGAATGGTTTCCTGCTCGACGGATTCCCGCGCACCATTCCCCAGGCAGAAGCGCTGCGGAAGGAAGGTATCGACATCGATTACGTCGTGGAAATCGCAGTGGAAGACGAGGAGATCGTTCACCGTCTCTCCGGCCGTCGCATGCATGAGGCGAGTGGTCGTATCTACCATGAAACCTATGATCCGCCCAAGGTGCCGGGCATTGACGATGAGACTGGCGAACGGCTGATCCAGCGTGAAGATGATCGCGAGGACACCGTACGCAAGCGCTTGCAGGTTTACCATGAGCAGACTGCGCCGTTGGTCCGTTTTTATCGTGACTGGTCAGCGCGGGAGCCCGAGAAGGCACCGGTCTATGTGGCTGTTGAAGGCAAAGGCGACATGCAGGCCATACGCGAGCGCATTCTTTCGCAAATGAAGCCCTGA
- the tsaB gene encoding tRNA (adenosine(37)-N6)-threonylcarbamoyltransferase complex dimerization subunit type 1 TsaB has protein sequence MNILALDTTAEACSVALWRDGQVFSYLESTPRTHTRRLMPMIQSLLDEQGLVPADLAAVAFGRGPGSFTGLRIAAGVAQGLAFGLNCPVLPVSSLAACALQGALAHKVSHVAAAFDARMGEVYWGCFEFADGLVLPASDERVCAPEAVTLPATARAWLGAGDGWTLADRMPAEVTNAVKNRDAAIFPTADAIVRLAVRDFLNGNHCNAEDVAPVYLRDSVAWQKLPGR, from the coding sequence GTGAATATTCTGGCTCTGGACACAACCGCGGAAGCCTGTTCGGTAGCGCTATGGCGCGACGGGCAAGTGTTCAGTTACCTTGAATCCACCCCTCGTACTCATACCCGTCGGTTGATGCCGATGATTCAGTCCCTGCTTGACGAGCAGGGGCTCGTGCCGGCAGATCTGGCGGCGGTGGCCTTCGGTCGTGGCCCGGGTTCTTTCACTGGTCTGCGCATAGCTGCGGGCGTAGCCCAGGGTCTGGCCTTCGGGTTGAACTGCCCGGTTCTGCCGGTCTCGTCTCTCGCCGCATGTGCCCTCCAGGGCGCACTGGCGCACAAGGTGAGCCACGTGGCAGCGGCGTTCGACGCGCGCATGGGTGAGGTTTACTGGGGCTGCTTCGAATTTGCGGACGGTCTGGTTTTACCTGCCAGCGATGAACGGGTCTGTGCGCCGGAAGCGGTTACGCTGCCGGCGACCGCTCGGGCCTGGCTCGGTGCGGGCGATGGCTGGACGCTTGCCGACCGTATGCCCGCGGAAGTGACAAACGCAGTGAAAAACCGCGACGCCGCCATCTTCCCGACCGCCGATGCAATCGTGCGCCTGGCTGTACGGGACTTCCTCAATGGCAATCACTGTAACGCAGAAGACGTGGCACCTGTGTATCTGCGGGATTCCGTCGCCTGGCAGAAACTGCCCGGCCGATGA
- a CDS encoding putative RNA methyltransferase: MQVVPTTTLLCPLCSAPLQRAQRQWQCSSNHCFDIARQGYVNLLPVQHKKSREPGDSKAMVLARRNFLEQGFYRPIAEKLTALAVEKASVEPAASPFAVLDAGCGEGYYLEYLIRALGTLPQADRAVSAVGLDISKDAIAAAARRGRDIQWVVGTNVHPPLAPGSVDLLLCLFGFPSFRHFRSLLSEYGRCILVDPGPDHLIELRETIYPEVRRSPAPSLAEAEEQGLQLQHAETLRYTIGDMEQAQIHNLLSMTPHLYKASTEGKQSAANLARMDLTVDVVFRIVGAKPANEHQ; the protein is encoded by the coding sequence ATGCAAGTTGTTCCTACTACTACTCTGCTCTGCCCTCTCTGCTCGGCGCCGCTCCAGCGGGCGCAACGTCAATGGCAGTGCTCCAGCAACCATTGCTTCGACATTGCACGCCAGGGCTATGTAAACCTGCTTCCCGTCCAGCATAAAAAATCCCGGGAACCCGGTGACAGCAAAGCGATGGTGTTGGCAAGGCGGAACTTTCTGGAACAGGGTTTCTACCGCCCGATTGCTGAGAAACTGACGGCGTTGGCCGTAGAGAAGGCGTCGGTCGAGCCCGCCGCAAGCCCTTTTGCAGTTCTCGATGCGGGTTGCGGTGAAGGCTATTACCTGGAGTACCTGATTCGAGCACTGGGCACCCTGCCACAGGCTGATCGGGCTGTGTCGGCTGTTGGGTTGGATATCTCGAAAGACGCCATTGCGGCCGCTGCCCGACGCGGCCGGGATATCCAATGGGTCGTCGGCACCAACGTACATCCACCGTTGGCCCCGGGTTCTGTAGATCTCCTTCTCTGCCTGTTCGGCTTCCCCAGCTTCAGGCATTTCCGCTCGCTTTTGTCTGAGTACGGACGCTGCATTCTGGTCGATCCCGGGCCAGACCACCTGATCGAACTCCGCGAGACGATCTACCCGGAGGTGCGACGCTCGCCTGCGCCATCGCTGGCCGAGGCAGAGGAACAGGGGCTGCAGCTGCAGCATGCCGAAACGCTCCGTTACACCATCGGTGACATGGAACAGGCACAGATTCACAACCTGCTGAGCATGACACCGCACCTCTACAAAGCCAGTACTGAGGGCAAGCAGTCAGCAGCGAACCTGGCGCGAATGGATCTGACGGTCGATGTGGTTTTTCGGATAGTCGGAGCTAAACCTGCGAATGAACACCAGTGA
- a CDS encoding metal-dependent hydrolase: MAQLIMQLPQHMILSTRHHAKGCSMTIQIDPVRRNLKFHLPADKVTNWNPAGVHVTQFYNTLSIFFPAGERFFIQSVRNYRDKISDPHLKKQISAFIGQEGFHTREHEDYNEALVEAGLPVKGMDNLVVRLLNRVQKRPKALQLATTVALEHLTAILGDTVLCDPDLLKGCDPHFAAIWKWHAIEETEHKAVCFDAYEEVFGSGLKAYSMRVFAFIVANFIFFSLFYPFYARMVQKSGGLFNIRGWLTSLNFQFGKPGVLRRIIPAWFDFFRPSFHPWMHDNRQYLAQAEALVEEVAGFQNEQAGQAA; this comes from the coding sequence ATGGCACAGTTGATAATGCAATTGCCTCAGCATATGATTCTTTCCACACGTCATCATGCAAAGGGTTGCTCCATGACTATTCAAATTGATCCGGTTCGTCGCAATCTGAAATTTCATCTGCCTGCCGACAAGGTCACCAACTGGAACCCCGCGGGCGTTCACGTGACCCAGTTTTACAACACCCTGTCGATTTTTTTCCCGGCGGGTGAGCGCTTCTTCATCCAGAGCGTGCGTAACTACCGCGACAAGATCAGCGATCCGCACTTGAAGAAACAGATTTCTGCATTTATTGGCCAGGAAGGTTTCCATACGCGCGAGCACGAGGACTACAACGAAGCGCTGGTCGAGGCCGGGCTGCCCGTCAAGGGCATGGACAACCTTGTAGTGAGGTTGTTGAACCGGGTACAGAAGCGACCGAAGGCATTGCAACTTGCAACCACGGTCGCACTGGAGCACCTGACGGCGATCCTGGGTGACACCGTGCTTTGTGATCCGGACCTGCTGAAGGGCTGCGATCCGCATTTTGCAGCAATCTGGAAGTGGCATGCCATCGAGGAGACCGAGCACAAGGCAGTCTGCTTCGACGCCTACGAAGAAGTTTTCGGCAGCGGCCTGAAGGCCTACTCGATGCGCGTTTTTGCCTTTATCGTGGCCAACTTTATCTTCTTCAGCCTGTTCTACCCATTTTACGCCCGCATGGTGCAAAAGAGCGGCGGACTCTTCAATATTAGGGGCTGGTTGACGTCGCTCAATTTCCAGTTTGGCAAACCGGGTGTCCTGCGGCGTATCATTCCAGCCTGGTTCGATTTCTTCCGTCCCAGCTTCCACCCCTGGATGCATGATAACCGCCAGTATCTGGCTCAAGCGGAAGCACTGGTGGAAGAAGTGGCGGGTTTTCAGAACGAGCAGGCGGGTCAGGCAGCCTGA